CACAGAACTGAAAAAGTACGGAAGGGAGGAGGAATTTCCACATGAAGCAGGAGAATGTAGGTACGAAATGATGGGTCAGGAAACCACAGAGGCTCTTGAGCTAGGAAAAAAGTGACTATTTTACaggtagagattttttttattagggTGAATAGCAGAATTCTGGTATCGAAGTGGAGTCTGAGGAGCTGCGGGAATGGTTACAAACAGGACTCCAGGATGCAGCTTAGTGAATTTACCTATTCAGAAATGCAGAGTGGTGGCCTCCCCACACAGCTGCTCGTCCCCCCGGGAGGTCCTGCTGGAGCCCCATGCCCCCGCCTCTGTTAATGGGTCTCCTGCCACTTAACAGGTCTCGTGTGGATCTCTCCATGGAGTGACGGGAAACGTGGCGGTGCGAAGGATGGCCCGCGATGGGGCCAAAGCCATGCGCTTTGGGGAAGGACCGGCTCTGGGACGCAGGCAGCGGCCAGGCCGCCGCAGGTGGAGGTGGTGGCCACCCTGCGGGGCCTGTGGCACCTGCTGGGCTCGGCTGCATGGGACGTGCTCCTGGTGCGCTGGCTCATGGCCCTGGCGGTCATGCTGTACCACAGCAACTTCGTCCTGGCCCTGCAGGAGCGCTTCGGGCTGCGGCCGCGCATGGCCGGCTACCTCCTCGGCTCGGGCAGCGCCCTGGGGGCCCTGGCCGGCCTCGCGCTAGGGCCGGTGCTGCGGCTGGCCGGCCACCAACCGCGCCAGCTGCTGCTGCACTTGAGCGCGCTCACctgcctgctgctgctggcctTCGCCGCCACCCGCAGCGTGGCCGTCATGGTCCTCTGCTCCACCCTCCTGTCCGTCTCCACCTCCATTGGCAGGACCTGCATCACCGACCTGCAGCTGAGCGTGGGTGGCGCCGGCGCCGGCGGCGCCCTCCTGGGCCTGGGGCAGTCGGTGACGGCCGTGGGCCGGGTCATAGCCCCCCTCCTCTCAGGGGTGGCCCAGGAGGTCAGCCCCTGCGCCCCCCCTGGTCTGGGGGCGGCGTTGGCCTTAGCGGCCGTGATCATCATGTCACTAAACAGACCCCACTCTGGAAGCGATGGGAGTGACAGGTTAAAAAGCGAGTAGGTGCATTTGGACCACGCCAAGAGACAGAGTCCGAGCTGTGTCCGCGAGGACAGAGGCCACACTCAGGGGTGCTCTGGAAAGGGTCACTGGGACAGCACGTGGCCATGCTTCGCTGGTGGACATCCAGTCAGACCTGCCAGACGAGGAGAACCAGCATTGGACACGCGTTGGAGCAAAGCTGtgcaggaggggaagggattCAGTGTTTCTCCACgggtctccccttcctcctggctgGCGGGGTTAGAATTCTCCAGGGGAGCAGTGTATCCCCAGTGCAGGATAGGGAAGTGGTGGCGAGGCAGCGGACTCCAATATGTGCAAAGAGGGAAGCAGCCATCAGGATTTCTCTGATAAATAAAAGTTGGGTAACATGAACACTGACCAGCTTGTCCCTCGTGTCGGGTGAAATTCTCTCAGCTGAGAGGGTCTTTCCTGCTGTTGAAATCCCCGAGATTGAAGAAGCTGCTTTATTAAAACCAGCCTGTCACATTCTCAGATGACACCAAGGGCCCACCCGGGATGCTGGTTTTAAACCAGACGCCCATCCTCACCCCCAGAGATGGAGCCCGTGGGCCTGGGAGAGGCCCAAAAGTCTACTTTGAGCCCCACTTGCAGTTTGTCCTGGAGCTAGAGAAAGGCTCGTTCTGAGACCTGGTTTTCATTAAAGGCCAGAGGCTTGTTGTCTTCCGTGATCACTGAGTCAGTTTGGACTGTCTGTTGAGATCATGCGACTCCAGTGTATTACACTTTCCCCTGCTCTCAGCACCCACCTCTTCACCGGGAGAAACAGGTCCACGGGGCTGCTCCCCTGCCCCGCAGGCAGCCCAGCCTGTCCGGGACCACAGCTCCCTGGCACCAGGCGCAACCATCTGCTCCTGGAAGCAGCTCTCCGTGGGGCCGCCTCAGTCTGGTGGCGAAGGAAGCTGGCGGAGAAGCCAAAGCTCAGGAATGCTCTTCAGGTGAACATTTTGTTCAGAGCACGAGAGAGTCCCGGGTCGGGCCCCATCGGAGGAACTTAGTGCTATGGTGTCTTGTGTATTTATGATGAAGACTTAGTTAGAAGTTTGAAGATTGTCCTTTTTCCTATCTAGCTACAAGAAAAACACTAACTTTTTATTAAGCGGTATAAACTTCTATGTAAGTGCTGGGTGTTTTTGAGGAAGCCAGAATATTAGATGGCCATGCTCCAAAGGGGCCACCAAACTGTCATGCAGGGTAGACTCAAAGGGACAATAGATAGTCAGAGGTTTATGAAATGAAGTAGAATTTCAGAGGAATTTCTCCAAAGACTCTTTTTTTCATCCTCAGAAATAGATAAGTTTCTTTTAGAAGCTCTTAAtatagtcatttttatttcttaaatcataGCAGTTTGATTTTGAAGTCAAATAAAAGCCTGTAAGCTCAATGAGGCTTTCTAACTAGAGACATGGAAACACCAAGGACCCTGAAGACTGACCTTCGTAAGAGCAGAGACACGTTTTTGTTATTCTCCACTACTAAGTTTAGTGTTTTGTTCACGTGACTTTTTTTAGATAAATGTTTTCTTGGAGTTCCTCTTAAATCGTCTAACGTGCTGTTACTCAAAGTGTGGGCCAGGGACCAGCAGCGCCCCAAACCCTGGAGGTCGTCCGAAGTGCAGACACCCGCCCCCCTCAGGCCTGCGGGGGCCACTTGCACAAGACTCCCAGCTGCATTGTTTGCAGAGTGAAGTTTGAAAACCGCCAGTCTGATGGGCCATTTTTGTATAGTTTACGGACTGTGACCTCAGGGAAATTAAATCTGCTCCgagtttgtgtttttaaattctcttggGTACCTTCTGTAATCTTCTCCAAGTGTTAGGTTAAGCCACGTGAAATTGCTGTTTTTGTTAAGTCAGAAATATCCACAGCTACATCTGGTTCAGCTTAACCATTGCGTGGAGCCTCGCTTCAGAGGCAGCGGGCTTGCCCAAGAAGTCGGTGAAGGAAATGGTGCCCCTTCCAGCGCTTTGGCAGCCCCAGCTGTAAGTGCTCTGAagcagcctggggctcagggctcCAGAAGAATGGGCCTTCTCCCCAGAGGGAGGTGCACCTGTGCTCACGTCCGGAGGGGTGAGTGAAGAACGGAAGGGGACGGgcatgcctggcacagagtgacaCATGggggctccccctccccaccacggCCCTGAGGTCTGGTGCGAGTTCTGCATGGAGCCCGGGGAAGGGCTGGACTGAGGGGGGGCGTGGGGGTCCTCTGTCCTGGCTGCGTGTTAGAGGCACCTGAtgcccagagcctgccctggacCTCGGGAGGCAGATCCGAGGTGCCCAGGTGCTTGGTGCCCACCCCGAGTTGAGCATCACAGGGTTGGATCCTGAAGGGCTCACCTGCCATGCCCGGGGGTGACTTGCAGGCCTACGGAAGACGGGAGCCCTGAGCACCTTCACCTTTTAGGAAGGCCCCTCTAGCTGCAGCAAGGAGACTTAATGGAGGCCAGGAAAGGGGCCATGATCCCAGcgcctggggaggtggggatggggagaggtggATGCAGGGAtggaaggaggcaggtgggggaaATCCCAAATGCCTCAGGGAGACCCTGGGAGGGACTGAGGGCTGCCCAGGTTTCCGGTCTGGTAGAGCTCAGCAGGCCAGGTTAGAGAGGCTGATGGAGAGAGCAGAGCACACCGTGCTTGTCCTGTGTTGCCCGCAGGGACACCTGTGGGCATTTAGGGGGCATTTACGAACAATCAGAACGTTAAGAAGGCGTCTTTTTCTGAGGACACTTCTGTGAGGCATCTGGGCGGCTGTGGAGAGATGACAGCTTGTAACTGGGAGGGCTCGGTTTAGCCAGCACGGTGTTTCCCTGCCCGTCCCCCCAGGACCAACATTTAAGAGTTTGAGGCAAGGTTCCTGCAGATCTAGCCAGGATGCAGTCTAACGCAGCTCTTCTTGGAACAGGGGGAGGCGTTGGAAAAAAACATTGTCCagtccaattttttttcctgaagaatctGCCAGTTACATGGtaacaattttttaataataaaatccCTTTGAAATGTTAATGAGGTGTCATTTATTCTAataaatcacaatttttaaaagccatagtTGCATCTTGATGTATATTTTAACTCAGGGTTCTGAAGTGCTGGAAAACTATGGCCGCCTGCATGCTAAGACATGTCTTAGTAACAAAAACAAGCCTTTGGCTTGTAAACCATGTAATACCAAATATATACTTAATCTGAAATGTGTTCTACACTGATGGTGAGCAAAGAGAATGGACCCACAACTGATTGACTGTTCTTAGAGGTAGTAAAGtagaattttatttgaaaaagaaattgtagAAAGTTAGAAACGGAAAAACGATGGACCAGTGCAACACTGAAAACTTTCAACGACCCCCTAACCGTGAGGGCGTTTGGCAGCACACGCGCTGACATGCCGTCAGAGGGCGTCAGCCACGTGGGggagaaatctgaagggaggtgGCACTCCTCGTGGACGAGAGCTGTGGTCGCTGCCAGGCAGCCGTCACCTGCTGGGCTTCTGCTGGGCTTCTGCTGGCCTGATAGGTGGGCTGAAGAAAGAACCTGGTCTAAAGGTAGGATATAAAGCACTGGCCAGGTGCACCCTTTGATCTAAATGTGAGATAGAAACATGAACCCGGAAACCCCAGATCACCGGTAACTGAATCGTGAGCGTGACTTGTTCGCGGTCATGAAGGGACTCCATTTTCAGGGTTCAGGCCTATGCAGATAATGCCAACGACTACTTCCACTGCACAAAGAAACCCTTCAGTCACTCCTGAAAGATTAAAGTTCAGTGTGAACTTGGAACTGACAAAACATTACAGCCCTCATCCTTGTTTGTGAAATGCCAGGTTTCACATAAACGTGATCTGGACAATGCAATAAATGCGGAGCACGCTGAGACGTGTAGTAAACCACAGGGCTTCTCGCTTTTTATGGAAACAGacctgccccccgccccaggcagagcagcaccccccccccccactacaGAGCTTAGCGGAAGCCCAAGGGAGTTGCAGCCTGGACGTTTGGGGGACATATATAGCAAAcgcatgtctttttaaaaatgtcagacTTTGAAGCCAATTTCTAGTTTTTTGCTAGCTGACACAGCTGCTCCCAACAGTTGGCCTTGGTTTTGTACGTCAAGAAATAAGCCCTGACTCTTGTAAGTAGTTCAAATCAAATTTGTCACAATAAACGCCAAAGACCCATCAAAATTCCGTAGTCACATTGGAACTTTGGTTGGATCCATCATTATTGAAACCAGAGAATCATTTGAAAAGGATGCAGATGTTTCTGTGCCAGAAACACAGAAATTTAGATTGTTAACAATATTTAGTTAAAAGGTTTCAACTCCATACCCTTTCCTTCCGCAGTGTCTggaattaaataatttcattaaaaaagaagaaagtatatagaaaaaaggtaaataaagtcaaatttatttttcattttttatatcattccacaaataaggaaaaaatttcaacggataataaagataaaatgacaGAAGTGTTCCTTTTTAGAAATTTACACAATGTCATCCATActttttatctgatttttaattaGTGAAAGCGGAATTTGGTCTACCTGCTTAACAAGATGAAGTGTCATAATAAACATTTGCAtgttttttccatcatttcccgAAAGTTAGACACCTTAAAATATTAACGTAGGACACCAgggaaaatcaggaaatttatttttaaagtcattttccaTTTCAACCTTCCATTTCAGATTTCGTACACCGTCACTTCTGAGAATTTACTCGTCAGATTCTCAAAAATACACATCACGTATCTTGATGAATCACAGTCCtataataaaattctaaattaagtcagttttcatttattttcagcagatgaaacatacatattttatataaatattttcatttaaaattaagaattttggcACAGAGTCCTAAGCTTGTAGTTTAAATTGTGTCTACACTGCTTTCCACTGATCAACTTGGGAGAGTGTGGGCAGGAAATTGTACTCTTTATGAACTTGTACCTTGTGTGTTTGCCCTCCCCTCAGTCTCACGCCCAACAATCTAGCAGTATTCCAGCATTTTAgaacatgaggaaaaaaaaaaaaaaggtagatttACTTCTAGAAAAAGGAGATAAGAACCACGGCCAAGAGTTTCTAAGTACAATATCtttctgtttaatttccagaaattaGACAGCTGTCACTTGGATCGTTTGCTGTATCTCCAGTGTGAATCCAAGGGACCACATGAGTGGCCTCATTTCATAGATAAACCCAGAAATTTAGTCTTGTTCTGGTTAAGTTTTAAAGAGGGGGCTTTCTGGGAAAATGACAGGCCAATGAAATCTATAGCTTACGAGAGAGATTTCAGTATTAATCCTAAATGACCATACTCCACTTCTTGTCTCtcttctgtacttttaaaaagtactcaGAGGAGCAGAACCCAATTTTATATGAAGAATTTGAGCTACTACTTTGTTGAAGGGGGAGAGGTAACAAATTACAGactagtgcaaaaaaaaaaaaaaaaaaaaaacccctagaaCGCCCACATTCTCCAAAGTGCTTCCTGAATAAAATCCAAAACCGGAATTCTCACCCATCTGTTAAATATTTGGAATCCTCTTTATATAAAGATCCATCCTTGTCTGCTCGGAGCCTCTGACCTGGATTGGAAGCTCTAGAATGTTCTACAGAAAAGTTCTGGAGCCAGGTGGTCGTAGGTGGGCATGACAGGGACTCTCCTGCCTCGGCCTCCCAGGATTGCACAGTATCAAACCCCCCGCCTGCCACAAGCCGGTgctgccctgtccccttcctcacACACCCCATGGGGCCCACGTGGATGGCACTTTGTCACGAGCTGGCACTGAGTCTCACTGGCTTCCCCCCCGGCGGtctctctcccccccacccccggcggTCTCTCTCCCTGTACCATGTAAACACGAAGGGGAGATGGAATCTGTGTCACCCGCAAGTCCGCTGTAGAAGGAGGAACAAATGGAAAACCAGCCGCACTCTCGTAACTCGGGGAGCCAGGCCACCTCGTCTGCCTGGATGTTCCGACGGCTGGAGTCCTCGGGGGTCTCTGTGCTGCCTCCCCCCAACCCGCGGGACAAGGTCGGCCCTCCACGCCcagccgcccctccccctccatccccaggAGCTGCCCCTGACGCCCAGGACAGGCGTTCTAAGTACTTTTAGTGCCAAGTGCTTAAACACGAATGACAGATACACGtagtttttcataaataaaatctgaggcatatatgcatatattaaaaCTTTTCACCAACAAAGGTGTGTTAAAAATTTCAAGTTCTGTCCTTCAAGTTCAATAAAGGCACgcgtgttttttttcttttcttttccttttttctttaggCTTACAAAGACTACAACTGCTCGCAACAAGTCCTAAAAGCCACTTCATGGGACTTTTTTAATTCGATTCTCTTCTTCTCGGGTTAAGCGCTGGCCCCCTGAATCCTGGCCTGATTCTACTACCAAAGACAGTATTTAGATGCAGAGAGGGTTGCAAGTGGACTCCCCGCTGCCGGGCGGGGGTCACCCCAAGTCTGCTTTGGCCTTTTCCATCAAGGCTTCTCGCTGCCCAGCCGGCCCTTCCGGTGTCCAGGTTCCGATGCCCTTCGCACCAGCCTGGGTGGCGCCTTGGGTCGGAGGGCTTGAGTCACCCCGTCTCCGCGCACGGAGCCAAACTGGCCtttggagaggaggggctggcacAGTACCCCCGGGGCCTGGGCGCCCCCCTCTTTGCCGTGGGCAGCTGGCGGGGTGCGGGGCCGCCCCTGGTCGCAATCCACGTCTACCTCGTTCTTCCATTCCATCTTATAGGCCTGGGAGCTTCTCTTCGAGAACTGTTCTGGCAAGAAGCGCCTCGCTCGGGGCTGCAAGTTGAGGACGGTGGTCCCGACATCTGGGTCTGAGTCGCTGCTGTCGTCACCTGCAGGGGAGCAAAAGGACAATGTGGGCGGCATCGCAGGAGGTGTGACAAGCGACGGGACAATACGATAGTAGGTCCGGCAGCTGCTGCGCCCCCTGGGCGTCGGGCGCGGAGGTCAGAGGGCACAGGCTAACGCCCCCGAATCCTGGGCATGCGCATAAGCCCTGTGAGCGTCTGTGTCCACGTGTACACGGACTGATTCTGAAGAgcttaccacgtgccaggcactgccctAAGCACTTTTAAATTCAGTAACCTACTTAATCCTCACATTcacccactttgcagatgaagtAACTGAGGCTCAAGAGATGCTAGTAAGTGGCGGCGCTGGATGTGAAACTGAGACCGCCTGGGGGCAGCAGCGAGGCTCTCCCCTGCCCCGACCCAACAGTCCCAGGAGGGCTCAGCTCGGTCCCTGGCACCGGTAAACAGACCACTCATTAGCTGTTAATATGAAGATTCTTGTCTTGATCTCGGATCTCAGGCACagctttctttcctctgtattttcatAAAATGGTCAAAACACCAATATGCACTTTCCAAACAAAGGAAGGAGGCATGATTAGAACCAGCTGTCTCCCAAAATGCAGGTCTGAGAGCACTGAGGGTAACACACTGAGGGTAACACAGTCTTAACACAATGCTAAGACTCTTGGGAGCCAGGAGCCTGTATGACAGGTGCACAGTGGTGACATGCCCACTGTTGGAAatagcccccctcctcccctggtcCCCCTTCTCATTGGTCACCTCACCCTCTATTTCCATCAGCCATCATCAGACTTTCCTCTTCTTGGttaattaaataaacaagccAAAAAGAGGAGGGGTATTACTGATACattccacattttaataacatgatATCCTAGCATATTTCTTCTCAGGTTCATAGAAAATGGAGTCATTACCTGCGttagaaatattctttttcttttgtagcttTTCTGGAAGTTTTGTATTTTTGGGTAAGGATAAATATCGAGAAGCTGAAGTAGAAGCctgtggaaaaaaacaaaaacaaaaacaaaaccttcacATGTCATTTATTGTATATTAGAAGTTTAAAATTCTATGGCAAAACTTGGtgctaaaaattaaaagtttagtTCTTGATTCCAAAATTACTGGGTGAGGAGCTGTAGGGGTGGGGAATGGCATTCCAAGCAATAAATATCTTATTTAACATAAGTAAACTTCtaaaatataatggaaatcaGGACTaaggaaaacagaagtaaagTGGAAACAAGACGTGAAAACCACTGGGTTCTCTTAAAGAAAAGCTTCGGAAACACCCACTTATAAGGGCATTACTAAAAGAGACTTGGAACCTACGTGGATGGGGAAGAAGTTTTATGGAAAATGTAGCACGTTCAAGCTGTATTTACTTAATGTCCTGAAAATGGCATTCAAAAAGTATGACTTGCGATTTTACTGGCATTTCCAAAGCTAGTCTCTAGTAATCTTCTTGTTCACACATAACCGTCTTGGTCTCTGACAACCCAATAcagaatattattaaaaatgactagattcaatttcttgtaataacatataatggaaaagaatctgaaaataaaaacatgtatgtatgtatgtgtataactgaatcactttgctggacacctgaaactaatgttgtaatcaactacacttaaataatttttttttaatgagatgcaGTGCCTGCTGTGTTCAATCAATCTATCAGTATATCATTTTAAAGTGGCTTCCTTATCAATGGTGATGCCCTGGACCAAGTGCACTGCTGAGCGCACTGAATCGGAACCTCCCCTGTCCCGTGCATGTGCATGggtgcgtgtacacacacacacacacacacacacacgttctttTTGAAGCTCCCATGCACACATGGGGGCCAGCCCACCTTCAGGCTGCACCCTCTCCCTGGAAAGGGCAAATATTGCTTAAATGAAGCCTGGCCCCGCCATTCGGTTTAAGACTGGAACTTGTCCAACACTTCCTTgtcctcccagcctccttccacGGCCCTTCTGTGTTTTTGCACAGCGCTTCTTGCCTCTAACGTAACAGATAATGTTCTTACTCCATCCATCACGGACCACCTTCTCTGCTAGAATGCAACCCCTGCAAGGGGAGGGGCCTTTGTGCTTTTGTTCACCCGTGCCCTCCAAGTGCCTGGCCCGCGTCTGGAACGTAACAGGTGTTCGAGAAACATCGAGAAAGACTCTATAGTTCACTCCATCCCAGATTCCTGTGAATCAACCCCCAACAGCCACTCTGTCTGTCGGCAGACCCTCTGGACGGGCTGCAGGCTCCGCTCTTGGGAGCCTCATGCACCCCAGGGGGCGCAAAATCCCCTTACCCGGTGCTCCCGATTCAGGCTACTGTCCTTCCGAATGCTTTCCCGCAGGCTGTGCCTCCGGCGGATCAGAATCTCCTTGGCCTGCCGCTCACTGGTGTCGGCCGTCAGATTGTGTCTGTTGTACGACAGAGTCTGAAAGGGAAGCACCAGCGACATTTCACAAAAACACTCATCGCTGCCAGGAAACTCCCAGACTTGACTGCCTTTCTTTGGCTTGGCGCCTCCGAGAGACACTTAACAATGAATGGGCAGAGGGGgagaaaaagtataaaagttaACATGCTTTCAAATTTGGAAAGAATTCATGTTCTAATCAAAGTcagtgaatacttttttttttcattgaaaagtgTGATCCttacacatgagaaaaatgaTGGAATTCATCAAGTACCTTTGACCATCTTGAAGGATCTTGTGTTTATCCATCATGAGTGGCTGGGGGAAAACTCATGTCATCTTCTACTACATTCCCTACCGAACAGTAATTACAGGAATAAAAACCAACCACTGTGGGCCACTTGGTGGTGCCACATCCCTTCGATTATTTAAgaacatttcttcttttcaaattgaTAAAGCCTCCACCAGCAACAATCGTGTCCTGGTATTTGAAGCAGTCAAATGTAGATGCTC
The sequence above is a segment of the Camelus dromedarius isolate mCamDro1 chromosome 33, mCamDro1.pat, whole genome shotgun sequence genome. Coding sequences within it:
- the MFSD9 gene encoding major facilitator superfamily domain-containing protein 9 isoform X2; this encodes MPAPSCPVTHSLCTWPQDLFGVSMVVPLLSLHVKSLGVSPTVAGIVGSSYGILQFFSSTLVGCWSDVAGRQSSLLVCILFSALGYLILGASTNVFLFVLARVPVGLFKHTLSISKALLSDLVSEKERPLVLGQFNTASSVGFILGPVVGGYLTELDGGFYLTAFICFSVFILNAGLVWISPWSDGKRGGAKDGPRWGQSHALWGRTGSGTQAAARPPQVEVVATLRGLWHLLGSAAWDVLLVRWLMALAVMLYHSNFVLALQERFGLRPRMAGYLLGSGSALGALAGLALGPVLRLAGHQPRQLLLHLSALTCLLLLAFAATRSVAVMVLCSTLLSVSTSIGRTCITDLQLSVGGAGAGGALLGLGQSVTAVGRVIAPLLSGVAQEVSPCAPPGLGAALALAAVIIMSLNRPHSGSDGSDRLKSE
- the MFSD9 gene encoding major facilitator superfamily domain-containing protein 9 isoform X1, coding for MERGGPGGPAPDRGLAPATPAPQQEPGTGAEAGAPGPGAVGSRRLLLCLYLVGFLDLFGVSMVVPLLSLHVKSLGVSPTVAGIVGSSYGILQFFSSTLVGCWSDVAGRQSSLLVCILFSALGYLILGASTNVFLFVLARVPVGLFKHTLSISKALLSDLVSEKERPLVLGQFNTASSVGFILGPVVGGYLTELDGGFYLTAFICFSVFILNAGLVWISPWSDGKRGGAKDGPRWGQSHALWGRTGSGTQAAARPPQVEVVATLRGLWHLLGSAAWDVLLVRWLMALAVMLYHSNFVLALQERFGLRPRMAGYLLGSGSALGALAGLALGPVLRLAGHQPRQLLLHLSALTCLLLLAFAATRSVAVMVLCSTLLSVSTSIGRTCITDLQLSVGGAGAGGALLGLGQSVTAVGRVIAPLLSGVAQEVSPCAPPGLGAALALAAVIIMSLNRPHSGSDGSDRLKSE